One part of the Acidobacteriota bacterium genome encodes these proteins:
- a CDS encoding N-acyl homoserine lactonase family protein, protein MTRLERIVVIPAILIGAAAGACATPPPAEEPPPPPPEAATAASSLKLYVFDCGRIRIDTLERFSIEDDETDVRQLVVPCYVVEHPDGRMLWDGGLPSSIAEADGWEGTTRLDQTLASQLAELDLGFDLRSLDYVAFSHMHYDHVGVANEIEGAMWLVQGPEYEAMFGESLDVPAAQPELYENLRDAERIILDGDHDVFGDGRVRILSAPGHTPGHQVLFLDLVETGPLVLSGDLYHFRLSRADRRVPTFNVDRDMTLASMERIEAFVEDVGATFWIEHDLALFEELDTAPAYYE, encoded by the coding sequence ATGACCAGACTTGAACGAATCGTCGTCATTCCCGCGATCCTGATCGGCGCGGCCGCCGGCGCGTGCGCAACGCCACCGCCAGCGGAAGAGCCGCCGCCACCGCCGCCGGAGGCCGCGACGGCGGCCTCGTCGCTCAAACTCTACGTCTTCGACTGCGGCCGCATCCGGATCGACACCCTGGAGCGCTTCAGCATCGAGGACGACGAGACGGACGTGCGTCAACTGGTCGTGCCCTGCTATGTCGTGGAGCATCCCGACGGCCGGATGCTATGGGATGGCGGGCTTCCCTCGTCCATTGCCGAGGCGGACGGCTGGGAGGGTACGACCAGGCTGGATCAGACGCTGGCCAGTCAGTTGGCCGAGCTCGATCTCGGCTTCGATCTCCGCTCGCTCGACTACGTTGCGTTCTCACACATGCACTACGACCACGTCGGAGTGGCCAACGAGATCGAGGGCGCCATGTGGCTGGTGCAGGGTCCGGAGTACGAGGCGATGTTCGGCGAGTCGCTCGACGTGCCGGCGGCGCAGCCGGAACTCTACGAGAACCTGCGCGACGCCGAGCGCATCATCCTGGACGGCGATCATGACGTCTTTGGCGATGGCCGGGTGCGGATCCTCTCCGCGCCGGGGCACACGCCGGGTCATCAGGTGTTGTTCCTCGATCTGGTCGAGACCGGTCCGCTGGTGCTGTCGGGGGATCTCTACCACTTCCGCCTGAGCCGCGCGGACCGCCGCGTGCCCACCTTCAACGTCGACCGCGACATGACGTTGGCGTCGATGGAGCGGATCGAGGCCTTTGTCGAGGACGTGGGGGCGACTTTCTGGATCGAACACGATCTGGCGCTTTTCGAGGAGCTCGACACGGCGCCCGCCTACTACGAATAG
- a CDS encoding TlpA family protein disulfide reductase has translation MSDLPGAGATAPPFTLNDAAGATHVFSASNPDAAPATLLFFFKHDCATCDLTAPVVERVQRGLSTAGLRLIGVSQDDPRLTRNFAERHGLTFPCALDSDLAVSEAYGFDAVPALVLAGADGAVLASSEGWSKAEFTDLAARAAERCDIDPPAIEPPDAAPLPAMRPGCGSRVHDPDVARRLAARRGGKALAARRVRVPSGLDVFEFLDEQGLTDGLPVVPPTEERVARMLEGTTRGPGDIVADVPPNLVPATVEKIAVNAVMAGCRPDYLPVVIAAVEAACTDAFNLHGVLATTYFVGPMIIVNGPIRHRIGLNSGRNVFGQGSRANATIGRALQLVVRNVGGGRPGEVDMSTLGQPGKFTACIAENEERSCWEPLHVERGFDRDQSTVTVFAAEAPRAIRDQLSRNARSLATSMGMSMEAIAHLKLHRMDQALLVVSPEHVTTFERDGYSKQQLRERIQEVTSRPLRELLPTDECQKGMIPRNIPKDWLDEDGRPLPEALDNPLPKFLSPDHILIAVAGGTAGKFSAAVGGWASGGLGSRAVTVAIRE, from the coding sequence ATGTCCGACCTGCCAGGCGCCGGCGCGACCGCACCTCCGTTCACGCTGAACGACGCTGCCGGCGCGACGCATGTGTTTTCCGCCTCCAACCCGGACGCGGCGCCCGCGACACTGTTGTTCTTCTTCAAACACGACTGCGCAACCTGCGATCTGACGGCCCCGGTGGTCGAGCGCGTCCAGCGTGGACTGTCGACCGCGGGGCTACGCCTGATCGGCGTCTCGCAGGATGACCCGCGGCTCACCAGAAACTTCGCCGAGCGTCACGGTCTGACATTTCCCTGTGCCCTCGACTCGGACCTTGCAGTGTCCGAAGCCTACGGCTTTGACGCGGTGCCGGCACTCGTGCTGGCCGGTGCAGACGGGGCGGTGCTGGCAAGCAGCGAGGGCTGGTCCAAGGCCGAATTCACCGACCTGGCGGCGCGGGCGGCCGAGCGATGCGACATCGATCCGCCCGCGATCGAGCCACCGGATGCCGCGCCGCTCCCGGCGATGCGCCCCGGTTGCGGCTCTCGCGTCCACGATCCGGACGTCGCGCGGCGGCTGGCGGCCAGGCGGGGCGGGAAGGCGCTGGCGGCACGCCGAGTCCGCGTCCCGTCCGGCCTTGACGTGTTCGAATTCCTCGATGAACAAGGGTTGACGGACGGGCTTCCGGTAGTGCCGCCGACCGAGGAACGTGTCGCACGGATGCTGGAAGGAACCACGCGAGGGCCCGGCGACATCGTGGCGGACGTGCCCCCGAACCTCGTTCCGGCGACCGTCGAGAAGATTGCCGTCAACGCCGTCATGGCGGGCTGCCGCCCCGACTACCTGCCGGTCGTGATCGCCGCGGTCGAGGCGGCCTGCACCGACGCGTTCAACCTCCACGGGGTTCTGGCCACGACCTATTTCGTCGGTCCGATGATCATTGTCAACGGTCCGATCCGGCACCGCATCGGCCTGAACTCCGGCCGCAACGTCTTCGGCCAGGGCTCGCGCGCGAACGCCACCATCGGCCGTGCCTTGCAGTTGGTCGTCCGCAACGTCGGCGGCGGCCGCCCCGGCGAAGTGGACATGTCGACCCTCGGCCAGCCCGGGAAATTCACCGCCTGCATCGCGGAGAACGAAGAGCGCAGTTGCTGGGAACCGCTGCACGTCGAGCGTGGCTTCGACCGCGACCAGAGTACCGTGACGGTATTCGCGGCCGAGGCACCGCGCGCCATTCGCGATCAGCTCTCGCGTAATGCGCGATCCCTCGCTACCAGCATGGGAATGTCGATGGAGGCGATCGCGCACCTGAAGCTGCACCGCATGGACCAGGCGCTGCTCGTCGTCTCGCCGGAACATGTCACGACGTTCGAGAGAGACGGCTACTCCAAGCAGCAACTTCGAGAGCGCATCCAGGAAGTCACGTCGAGGCCGCTCCGCGAACTGCTCCCGACCGACGAATGCCAGAAGGGGATGATCCCGAGGAACATCCCGAAGGACTGGCTCGACGAAGACGGCCGGCCACTTCCGGAGGCTCTCGACAATCCTCTCCCCAAGTTCCTGTCCCCCGACCACATCCTGATCGCGGTGGCCGGCGGCACGGCCGGCAAGTTCTCCGCCGCCGTGGGGGGCTGGGCCAGCGGCGGCCTCGGGTCCAGGGCGGTCACGGTAGCGATCCGCGAATAG
- a CDS encoding cobyric acid synthase, protein MTSGILMIQGTGSDAGKSTVVAGLCRLARRRGLSVAPFKPQNMSNNAAVCLDGGEIGRAQALQARAAGRQATVDMNPILLKPQSDRGAQLVVHGRAVGMQDAAAYRTDRGPLLAPVLESFERLRADADLILVEGAGSAAETNLRAGDIANMGFARAVEAPVCLLADIHRGGVIAAVAGTRAVLNPADTALVTSFLINRFRGDPTLFNDGVREIEGRTGWPCRGVIPWLEAAQRLPREDAASLESAAAPVTGERKRSLRIVAPTLSRIANFDDIDPLRAEPGVDFAFIPPGEPIPRDADVVLLPGTKSTLAELAFLRTQGWDHDIISHGRTGGRVLGLCGGYQMLGRAVRDPAGSDGGSGDAAGLGLLDVETVMSTEKTVRPAFGTCVHGSTPITGYEIHMGTTKGPDADARPFAQLASGPDGATDATGRIEGTYLHGLFSNDRFRSAWLERARTGTGSPLVWDHVIESALDELADGIAAAVDVDALFRDAGLE, encoded by the coding sequence ATGACATCCGGGATCCTGATGATTCAGGGGACCGGATCGGATGCCGGCAAGTCGACGGTTGTGGCCGGGCTCTGTCGCCTGGCCCGGCGACGGGGCCTCTCCGTCGCACCCTTCAAGCCGCAGAACATGTCCAACAACGCCGCTGTCTGCTTGGATGGCGGCGAGATCGGGCGCGCGCAGGCGCTGCAGGCCCGGGCCGCCGGACGCCAGGCGACCGTCGACATGAACCCGATCCTCCTCAAGCCGCAATCGGATCGCGGAGCGCAGCTCGTCGTGCACGGGCGCGCGGTCGGAATGCAGGATGCGGCTGCCTACCGGACGGATCGAGGCCCGCTGCTTGCGCCGGTCCTCGAGAGTTTCGAACGGCTGAGGGCTGACGCCGACCTGATTCTGGTGGAAGGCGCTGGCAGCGCGGCGGAGACGAACCTGCGTGCCGGGGACATCGCGAACATGGGTTTCGCGCGCGCCGTGGAGGCTCCGGTCTGCCTGCTGGCAGACATCCACCGGGGAGGCGTCATCGCGGCGGTCGCCGGCACGCGAGCGGTTCTGAACCCGGCCGACACCGCGCTGGTGACCAGTTTTCTGATCAACCGCTTTCGAGGTGATCCGACGCTCTTCAATGACGGGGTGCGGGAGATCGAGGGGCGAACCGGATGGCCCTGCCGCGGTGTCATTCCCTGGCTTGAAGCCGCGCAGCGACTGCCGCGCGAAGATGCCGCCTCGCTGGAGAGCGCCGCCGCGCCGGTCACTGGTGAGCGGAAGCGTTCACTTCGTATCGTGGCTCCCACGTTATCGCGCATTGCGAACTTCGACGACATCGATCCCCTCCGGGCGGAGCCCGGCGTCGACTTCGCGTTCATCCCTCCGGGTGAGCCGATTCCGCGCGACGCCGATGTCGTGCTGCTGCCCGGCACGAAGTCGACGCTGGCGGAACTTGCCTTCCTCCGGACGCAGGGGTGGGACCACGACATCATCTCGCATGGACGCACCGGCGGACGGGTGCTCGGACTCTGCGGGGGCTACCAGATGCTCGGCCGAGCAGTGCGGGATCCCGCCGGAAGCGACGGTGGTTCCGGCGACGCGGCTGGTCTCGGCCTGCTGGACGTCGAGACCGTGATGTCGACGGAGAAGACGGTTCGACCCGCGTTCGGCACCTGCGTGCACGGAAGCACTCCGATCACGGGTTACGAAATCCACATGGGGACCACAAAGGGACCTGACGCCGATGCGCGGCCGTTCGCGCAACTGGCAAGCGGTCCGGACGGCGCGACCGATGCCACAGGGCGGATCGAGGGAACCTACTTGCACGGACTCTTCAGTAACGACCGGTTCCGCAGCGCGTGGCTGGAGCGGGCACGCACCGGAACCGGATCACCGCTCGTCTGGGACCATGTGATAGAGAGCGCGCTCGACGAACTGGCGGATGGAATCGCAGCCGCGGTTGATGTCGACGCACTGTTCCGGGATGCCGGCCTGGAATGA